A genomic stretch from Plasmodium brasilianum strain Bolivian I chromosome Unknown PB_00_10, whole genome shotgun sequence includes:
- a CDS encoding fam-l protein → MKQNITILLFIKIFVFIVSTWIYHFNNDLCMYNIYWGKKCILIRKLGISNCRLLEECKSYNDPFIKGFIEDIPHNEACEKKDIYYNKRGIMTKKKQTYRNTLNYASENKKTTKNKSGIFETKKYSDLEKKIFKELDYTNFLKNNKAVSDRIYKKIIFKKCGLQVLPPFLLFLFFLIVCIVELALGLSGKDCLLSYFGLKKTHLEKLVNESEGALYTFVSVLKKITGFWKHSESLGSGTTCTLCSGTTVTDACILGQFFRILIYMVPLVILGVTFISWIFYYHKKVKKYEKIKFRKR, encoded by the exons atgaaacaaaatattacgatacttttatttattaaaatttttgtgttTATCGTTTCAACTTGGATATACCATTTTAACAATGATTtg tgtatgtataatatatattgggGGAAGAAATGCATCCTTATTAGAAAATTAGGTATAAGCAATTGTAGATTATTAGAAGAATGCAAGAGTTACAATGATCCTTTTATTAAAGGTTTTATAGAAGATATACCACATAATGAAGCGtgcgaaaaaaaagatatatattataataaaagaggCATTATgacaaagaaaaaacaaacgtatagaaatacattaaattatGCTAGTGAGAACAAAAAGACtacgaaaaataaatctggtatatttgaaacaaaaaaatattctgatttagagaaaaaaatatttaaagaactTGACTATAcgaattttcttaaaaataacaaagcAGTGAGTGATaggatttataaaaaaataatatttaaaaagtgcGGACTACAGGTTCTTCCACCTTTCTTgctgtttttgtttttcttgaTAGTATGCATAGTAGAATTAGCACTAGGATTATCAGGTAAAGATTGTTTATTGTCTTACTTCGGTTTGAAAAAAACtcatttagaaaaattagtGAATGAGAGTGAGGGAgctttatatacatttgtaagTGTGTTGAAAAAGATAACTGGTTTTTGGAAGCACTCGGAAAGTTTGGGTTCTGGGACAACATGTACCTTGTGCAGTGGTACAACAGTTACTGATGCGTGCATATTAGGTCAATTTTTCCgtattctaatatatatggtaCCGCTCGTTATATTAGGTGTCACATTTATATCATGGATTTTTTATTACcacaaaaaagttaaaaaatatgaaaaaattaagttcaggaaaagataa
- a CDS encoding uncharacterized protein (Plasmodium exported protein): MIIIFIRVFIFSCLIWIFKYSDESNIYDKTRNKELNRNNILNIKYSRLLSSEIRASLEDKHKCLKEKIYDLKGKSTASFEKKPYALKQYNFFQEEDNESIYNDTYQEELNYFMPRKKPQKIGASNVKNNLKEKSSTLKHYNNIQYNKNLHKSLKKLYSENDSSSDHINSSNKRNCFINKDKINAFINNQQKHPNTTVLN; this comes from the exons atgatcattatttttattagagtctttattttttcctgtcTAATATGGATATTCAAATATTCTGACGAG TCAAATATCTACGATAAAACGCGGAACAAAGAATTGAACAGaaataacatattaaatattaaatatagcaGATTGTTAAGCAGTGAAATAAGAGCATCGCTGGAAGATAAacataaatgtttaaaagaaaaaatatatgatttaaaaggaaaaagtactgcatcatttgaaaaaaaaccATATGCATTAAAgcaatataacttttttcaaGAAGAAGATAATGAATCAATATACAATGATACGTATCAAGAAGaattgaattattttatgccACGTAAAAAACCTCAAAAAATTGGAGCTTCTAACgttaagaataatttaaaagaaaaatcttctacattaaaacattataataatattcagTACAATAAAAACCTACACAaatctttaaaaaagttatactCAGAGAATGATTCATCTTCAGACCACATCAACTCAAGTAATAAACgtaattgttttattaataaagataaaattaatgctTTTATAAACAATCAACAAAAACATCCA AATACAActgttttaaattaa
- a CDS encoding PIR protein: MEIEDSDYDEILKESSPYKIYEELNKQVENVTDGQYCSEFEAIKSSQKDNYVTLCKKVSKLLDFVFKKESVENYKDYCLHYKYWVYHELRKLFKNDKQSNDITEVINKFNKLQTTIFSKYEKRGCSFGFVTKDYNELNYKIEEKFLYDYFKNYNTIKSSNQCNNVGGSKYRAYLEAVKELYNVEYNSCCLTGLTECPHYILTCDDKFDPSKLLSALGSRGSERCDGLNGITANFDEEKLNSVITDPEFLNSITYGTCYYLDNGEHTSSEMRRQHCNLLAASVMLTRSAPTAGNDGSRASVSGSSSGSAISESTADQTGGDPSKGHELQGQLDANGKERDSDRAEVKKAVSPMKDASDNFRWKIAATGKLKCSSKNKKKAELAMCNFMEELIEGSHAKKIEGTEKYTLDIKNRWTTEDLKVYRERIRKRSTYESNILNNIFVRISTGVTLFTPFGSRLRRHRKRKQRYRLDFTDLSTRKRPRRFLKRTYRHSDRRRFNVVNIEDELHSSNDLRNIN; this comes from the exons ATGGAAATTGAAGATTCAGATTAT GATGAGATTTTAAAAGAGTCGTCTCCGTATAAGATATATGAAGAATTGAATAAACAGGTAGAAAATGTAACAGATGGTCAATATTGTAGTGAATTTGAAGCGATAAAATCCAGTCAAAAAGACAATTATGTTACACTTTGTAAAAAGGTATCAAAACTTTTAgattttgtatttaaaaaggaaTCAGTAGAAAACTATAAAGACTATTGCTTACATTACAAATATTGGGTATATCATGAATTAAGGAAATTGTTTAAAAACGATAAACAAAGTAATGATATAACAGaagttattaataaatttaataaattacagACTACTATTTTCTCTAAGTACGAAAAGCGTGGTTGTTCTTTCGGCTTTGTTACAAAGGATTATAATGAATTGAATTATAAAATCgaagaaaaatttttgtatgattattttaaaaactatAACACTATTAAAAGTAGTAATCAATGTAATAATGTTGGAGGTAGTAAATATAGAGCATACCTTGAAGCTGTCAAAGAACTGTATAATGTAGAGTATAATTCTTGTTGTCTGACGGGGTTAACAGAATGTccacattatattttaacttgCGATGATAAGTTTGATCCTAGTAAACTCTTATCCGCCTTAGGATCTAGAGGTAGCGAGCGTTGTGATGGATTAAATGGAATTACAGCTAATTttgatgaagaaaaattaaattctgTGATAACAGATCCAGAATTTTTAAACTCAATTACTTATGGCACATGCTATTATCTAGATAATGGTGAACATACATCAAGTGAAATGAGACGTCAACATTGTAATTTATTAGCAGCATCTGTCATGTTAACTAGAAGTGCGCCTACAGCTGGAAATGATGGATCAAGAGCATCTGTTAGTGGATCCTCTTCAGGTAGTGCGATTTCAGAGTCCACGGCAGATCAAACAGGAGGAGATCCATCAAAAGGACATGAATTACAAGGTCAACTTGATGCAAACGGAAAAGAACGGGATTCTGATAGAGCCGAAGTAAAAAAAGCTGTATCTCCTATGAAAGACGCATCTGATAATTTTAGATGGAAAATTGCTGCAAccggaaaattaaaatgttcgagtaaaaataaaaaaaaagctgaATTAGCAATGTGCAATTTTATGGAAGAACTGATTGAAGGTAGCCATgctaaaaaaatagaaggtACGGAAAAGTATACTTTAGATATTAAAAATCGATGGACCACTGAAGATTTAAAAGTATATCGTGAAAGAATAAGGAAAAGATCAACTTATgaatcaaatatattaaacaacATTTTTGTCCGTATTTCTACTGGAGTTACTCTA tttACTCCCTTCGGATCACGTTTACGTAGacatagaaaaagaaaacaaagaTATAGGCTTGATTTTACCGATTTAAGTACTCGCAAACGACCAAGGCGCTTCTTAAAACGTACTTATAGACATTCTGACAGGAGGAGATTTAACGTAGTAAATATAGAAGATGAGCTTCATTCATCAAATGATTTACGTAATATCAACTGA